A section of the Cydia splendana chromosome 1, ilCydSple1.2, whole genome shotgun sequence genome encodes:
- the LOC134806770 gene encoding protein bric-a-brac 1-like: MDEDEMQQFSLRWHNHQSSVIGALGRMLSTGALTDVTLNASGTSLRAHRLVLASCSQYFAQLFKEVEAENTLVVVLSCEATELRLLLTFMYTGEVTASKEVLPSLLRLAQTLKVSGLTDADTNPTPQPAEPEPQEPRQSPTFDPKPDFTEPKIFDEPMEKEYTSGMNDVIRNEKDRLSKLDQIVQNLYSTHKIGGPVGNMTPPIMPNLADPPEPFDRKWRLNSSVCTICHKRLSNQYNLRVHMETHAGRRHACRACSHVSRSRDALRKHVAYRHATNRDKAI; this comes from the exons ATGGATGAGGATGAAATGCAACAGTTTTCTTTGCGCTGGCATAATCACCAG AGCAGTGTAATCGGCGCCCTGGGGCGCATGCTGAGCACCGGAGCCCTAACTGATGTGACCTTGAATGCCAGCGGGACTTCGCTGCGGGCCCACAGGCTGGTACTGGCATCATGCAGCCAGTACTTCGCGCAACTTTTCAAG GAAGTGGAGGCTGAAAACACTCTCGTCGTAGTTCTAAGCTGCGAAGCTACCGAACTGCGACTATTGCTGACTTTCATGTACACGGGGGAAGTCACGGCGTCGAAGGAGGTGCTGCCGTCGCTGCTACGGCTCGCGCAGACTCTCAAGGTGTCCGGGCTGACCGATGCTGACACT AACCCAACCCCACAACCAGCCGAACCAGAGCCGCAGGAACCCCGACAATCCCCAACTTTTGACCCCAAGCCCGACTTTACCGAACCAAAAATCTTCGACGAGCCAATGGAGAAAGAATACACAAGCGGGATGAACGATGTGATCAGAAACGAGAAGGACAGACTGAGCAAGTTGGATCAGATTGTGCAGAATTTATATAGTACACATAAGATTGGCGGTCCAGTTGGGAATATGACACCGCCGATTATGCCTAATTTAGCAG ATCCCCCAGAGCCGTTCGATCGCAAATGGCGCCTCAACAGCTCAGTGTGTACCATCTGTCACAAGCGGCTCAGCAACCAATACAACCTGCGCGTGCACATGGAGACGCACGCGGGGCGGCGGCACGCGTGTCGCGCCTGCAGCCACGTGTCGCGGTCGCGCGACGCGCTCAGGAAACACGTCGCGTACCGACACGCCACTAACAGAGATAAGGCGATCTGA